Proteins found in one Zea mays cultivar B73 chromosome 1, Zm-B73-REFERENCE-NAM-5.0, whole genome shotgun sequence genomic segment:
- the LOC541769 gene encoding uncharacterized protein LOC541769 produces MSDESPPPAPAAEKSQPAEQAAGGWGGWGLSIFSEISRNAVEVAKSAIADIQQPPEQDTVPGSGEKDQEKEPEGEEEEEERRKAALDKLEKAGEDSILGQGLKAFDSSVETITTGTWQALGTAWRSGSLFVQKLENSASSLAETIQQGELPAKASAIAPTILETGKSFTAKGMEVLERVGKETMEFIVEETGMEVDKGSTGEGDQQTEEEQFEEVSFDRCFYIYGGPDQLEELEALSSHYALLFNRKKGKLNSDQKTYYDGKLKEIEQIFSLSTNADEDGPESDKGKKTESADTDTDAEMKKLCEYSVRKAAKMAAGFTTALGGLSPNEIMKRTTSRLETIHSEGVHRLSEMCCLAVSQLLVLGKSVISSANKSKNEDGENDVKIDWPEDAISKAKIIRWKAQSISVDMEKVSTSFATGISDVAEAYAAAMQSALADKQDDLPNQKSLQEKVKSISIHLNSDQTSAVSKLQDALRYLAYVVVCASMPSV; encoded by the exons ATGTCCGACGAGTCGCCGCCGCCAGCTCCGGCGGCCGAGAAGAGTCAGCCCGCCGAGCAGGCGGCAGGAGGCTGGGGCGGATGGGGACTCTCCATCTTCTCAGAGATCTCCCGCAAC GCGGTGGAGGTTGCTAAGAGTGCCATCGCCGACATTCAGCAACCGCCGGAGCAGGACACGGTACCGGGTAGTGGCGAGAAGGATCAAGAGAAGGAaccggagggggaggaggaggaggaggagagacGCAAGGCGGCTCTGGACAAGTTGGAGAAGGCCGGTGAGGACTCAATCCTGGGCCAG GGGCTGAAGGCCTTTGATAGCTCGGTGGAGACCATCACGACTGGTACTTGGCAAGCTCTTGGGACCGCATGGAGGAGTGGTTCACTATTTGTTCAAAA ATTGGAAAATTCAGCTTCAAGCTTGGCCGAAACCATTCAGCAAGGAGAACTGCCTGCAAAAGCATCTGCGATAGCACCGACCATTTTAGAG ACAGGGAAGTCATTTACAGCAAAAGGAATGGAAGTGCTTGAACGTGTTGGAAAGGAGACAATGGAGTTTATTGTTGAAGAAACTGGTATGGAAGTTGATAAAGGCAGTACCGGTGAAGGTGACCAGCAGACAGAAGAGGAACAGTTTGAAGAAGTCTCATTTGACAGATGCTTCTATATTTATGGGGGGCCTGATCAATTAGAG GAGCTGGAAGCATTATCAAGCCACTATGCATTGTTGTTTAATAGGAAAAAGGGGAAACTTAATTCTGACCAGAAAACATATTACGATGGAAAGCTTAAAGAAATAGAGCAGATTTTTAGTCTTAGCACCAATGCTGATGAAGATGGACCAGAATCTGACAAAGGGAAGAAGACTGAATCAGCTGACACTGATACTGACGCTGAGATGAAGAAGTTATGTGAATATAGTGTTCGCAAGGCTGCTAAGATGGCTGCAGG GTTCACCACTGCCTTGGGTGGGCTTTCTCCAAACGAGATTATGAAACGAACCACTAGTAGGCTTGAGACCATTCACTCAGAGGGTGTTCAT AGATTATCGGAGATGTGCTGCCTTGCAGTTTCTCAGCTTCTGGTGCTAGGAAAGTCAGTAATATCTTCTGCCAATAAATCAAAGAATGAGGACGGTGAAAATGATGTTAAGATTGATTGGCCCGAAGATGCCATTTCAAAAGCCAAAATAATCAGATGGAAGGCGCAATCCATCTCTGTGGATATGGAAAAGGTGTCTACTAGTTTCGCTACAG GTATCTCGGATGTCGCTGAAGCTTATGCGGCAGCTATGCAAAGTGCTCTCGCCGACAAGCAGGACGACCTCCCAAATCAGAAGTCTTTACAGGAGAAGGTTAAGTCCATATCCATCCATCTCAACTCCGATCAGACCAGCGCTGTCAGCAAGCTACAAGATGCCCTGCGGTACCTGGCCTACGTCGTCGTATGCGCTTCAATGCCAAGTGTGTGA
- the LOC100194389 gene encoding uncharacterized protein LOC100194389 produces MAAAQEEAAAAPPSTESDATETEEAPPGGAESDATAMEAAAEYSWLQLRFDRPPRRLYHFARQFRSATSSGSNSSGENFLKGVKWSPDGSSFLTSSDDNSLRLFYLPEEAYIAAEPVAEAAVESEDSYGAFIQANEGEPVYDFCWYPCMSLSDPATCVFASTSRDHPIHLWDATSGELRCTYRAYDAMDEITAALSISFNSSGSKLFAGYNKAIRVFDVHRPGRDFDQYSLLKGGEGPTGIISSISFSPQNGMLAVGSYSQTTAVYAENNMEPLYVLHGQLGGVTQVLFSKDGNYLYTGGRKDPYILCWDIRNTVDIVYKLYRSADTTNQRIHFDIEPCGRHLATGGQDGMVHVYDLQGGQWVTGYQAAADTVNGFSFHPYLPFAVTSSGHRRFGMQDEFEDELNLAGDENSCSVWMFSSSQEA; encoded by the exons ATGGCAGCGGCGCAGGAGgaagcggcggcggcgccgccgaGCACGGAGAGCGATGCTACCGAGACGGAGGAGGCACCACCAGGCGGCGCGGAGAGCGATGCTACGGCGATGGAAGCGGCGGCGGAGTACTCGTGGCTCCAGCTCCGCTTCGACCGCCCCCCTCGCCGGCTCTACCACTTCGCCCGCCAGTTCCGCTCCGCCACTTCCTCTGGCAGCAATAGTAGCGGCGAGAACTTCCTCAAGGGCGTAAAGTGGTCGCCCGACGGGTCCTCCTTCCTCACCAGCTCCGACGATAACTCCCTCCGCTTGTTTTACTT ACCGGAGGAAGCGTACATTGCGGCGGAGCCCGTTGCCGAGGCCGCTGTCGAAAGTGAAG ATTCTTATGGAGCTTTCATTCAGGCGAACGAGGGTGAGCCAGTGTACGATTTCTGCTGGTACCCGTGTATGTCCTTGTCTG ACCCAGCCACTTGTGTATTTGCAAGCACCAGTCGTGATCATCCGATACACCTTTGGGATGCCACCAGTGGGGAA CTCCGGTGCACATACCGAGCATATGATGCCATGGATGAAATAACTGCTGCACTTTCGATTTCTTTCAATTCTTCAGGATCTAA GCTATTTGCTGGATACAACAAAGCTATAAGAGTGTTTGATGTTCATCGGCCTGGCAGAGACTTTGATCAGTATTCTTTACTCAAGGGGGGTGAAGGACCAACTG GTATAATATCTTCAATTTCCTTCTCTCCACAAAATGGGATGCTTGCTGTTGGTTCATACAGCCAGACAACTGCTGTGTATGCAGAGAATAATATGGAGCCTTTGTATGTCTTACATGGCCAGCTTGGTGGTGTTACACAG GTGCTTTTTTCGAAAGATGGGAACTATCTGTATACTGGAGGGCGCAAG GATCCGTACATATTATGTTGGGATATTCGCAATACTGTGGACATTGTTTACAA GTTGTACAGATCAGCTGATACTACTAATCAAAGAATACATTTTGATATTGAGCCCTGCGGTAGACATCTAGCCACTGGTGGGCAG GATGGCATGGTCCATGTATATGACCTTCAAGGTGGTCAATGGGTAACCGGCTACCAAGCAGCAGCTG ATACTGTAAACGGGTTCTCGTTCCATCCATACCTTCCATTTGCTGTAACATCATCCGGGCACAGAAGATTTGGCATGCAAGATGAGTTTGAAGACGAGTTAAACTTGGCAG GTGATGAGAACAGCTGCTCTGTCTGGATGTTTTCTTCCTCACAAGAAGCTTGA